The Zootoca vivipara chromosome 4, rZooViv1.1, whole genome shotgun sequence genome has a segment encoding these proteins:
- the FUT4 gene encoding alpha-(1,3)-fucosyltransferase 4: MRPRPRRLLHPLGRRRQPAMEPPEPGLLCRLRSRLARRAPWLRHGFSSPRAPGPKRRLLAAGLSCCTVLALYAASSPRDLPPVWGRGNDEGDEPVTVLMWWEPFGESQRLGGCQRRFGIRACNVTTDRGRQLEAQAVVFHHRNLITSGLRHLPRVRPPGQRWVWMNLESPTHTQSLQDRAGIFNWTMSYRVDSDIFVPYGYLRPSQTPAPHLSMPRKTKLVAWVISNWNEGQARVRYYRQLMDHLPIDVYGAHGLELKDNSVLKTVSEYKFYLAFENSQHPDYITEKLWRNAFTSWAVPVVLGPARSNYELFIPSDSFIHIDDFPGPRQLALYLKFLDKNKSRYQSYFAWRKRYDVHVTSFWEEHSCRVCDAVRTAGKQAKTIQNLATWFES, from the coding sequence ATGCGCCCTCGGCCTCGGCGCCTCCTTCATCCTCTCGGGCGGCGACGGCAGCCCGCGATGGAGCCCCCGGAGCCGGGCTTGTTGTGTCGGCTGCGGAGCCGGCTTGCGCGCCGTGCGCCCTGGCTGCGCCACGGCTTCTCCAGCCCCAGGGCGCCGGGGCCGAAGCGGCGTCTGCTGGCGGCCGGGCTGTCCTGCTGCACCGTGCTGGCCTTGTACGCCGCCAGCAGCCCGCGGGACCTGCCGCCCGTGTGGGGCCGCGGCAACGACGAGGGCGACGAGCCGGTGACGGTCCTCATGTGGTGGGAGCCCTTCGGGGAGAGCCAGCGCTTGGGCGGCTGCCAGCGCCGCTTCGGCATCCGCGCCTGCAACGTCACCACCGACAGGGGGCGCCAGCTGGAGGCGCAGGCTGTCGTCTTCCACCACAGGAACCTCATCACCAGCGGCCTCAGGCACCTGCCCCGGGTTAGACCCCCTGGGCAGCGCTGGGTGTGGATGAACTTAGAGTCACCCACACATACCCAAAGCCTCCAGGACCGGGCGGGCATCTTCAACTGGACCATGTCCTACAGGGTGGACTCAGACATCTTCGTACCCTACGGGTACCTCCGCCCCAGCCAGACCCCCGCCCCGCACCTCTCCATGCCCAGGAAGACCAAGCTGGTGGCCTGGGTCATCAGCAACTGGAACGAAGGGCAGGCCCGCGTCCGCTACTACCGCCAGCTGATGGACCACCTCCCCATCGACGTCTACGGTGCCCACGGCCTAGAGCTGAAGGACAACAGTGTGCTCAAGACCGTCTCTGAGTACAAGTTCTACTTGGCCTTTGAGAACTCCCAACATCCCGACTACATCACTGAGAAGCTCTGGAGGAACGCCTTCACGTCCTGGGCAGTGCCCGTCGTGCTTGGCCCCGCCAGGTCCAACTACGAGCTTTTCATCCCCTCCGATTCTTTCATCCATATCGACGACTTTCCCGGTCCCAGGCAGCTGGCCCTTTACCTGAAATTCCTAGATAAAAACAAGAGCCGCTACCAGAGCTATTTTGCCTGGAGGAAGCGGTACGACGTGCACGTGACGTCCTTCTGGGAGGAACACAGCTGCAGGGTTTGCGACGCAGTCAGGACTGCGGGCAAGCAAGCCAAGACCATCCAGAATCTAGCCACCTGGTTTGAGAGTTGA